A window of Solidesulfovibrio sp. contains these coding sequences:
- a CDS encoding biopolymer transporter ExbD, producing MSVAGRKGRYASDINVTPFVDVMLGLLIIFMVTAPMMTEGIGVDLPQTRTVEALPVDDDHIVVGVGPTGMVFLDEQRVALEDLTSRLRGHMSSGQKEVFRRGGRTAGGGRPVTVRAADVLVSVSAHAAFIAILFLWPVAQPVPHPKIFTVGMVQLVRPLSAESPSAAPAAAHALPKRPWPYRRGMKRRLPRRMTGNRLIVAMPP from the coding sequence ATGAGTGTCGCCGGCAGAAAGGGACGGTATGCCTCGGATATCAACGTGACACCGTTTGTCGATGTCATGCTGGGGCTGCTCATCATTTTCATGGTCACCGCGCCCATGATGACCGAAGGCATCGGCGTCGATTTGCCGCAGACAAGAACGGTGGAGGCTTTGCCGGTCGATGACGACCACATCGTCGTCGGCGTCGGCCCAACGGGCATGGTGTTTCTCGACGAGCAACGCGTGGCCTTGGAGGACTTGACGAGCAGGCTGCGCGGCCACATGTCCTCGGGACAAAAGGAGGTGTTTCGGCGTGGTGGCCGAACGGCCGGAGGAGGGAGGCCGGTAACCGTGCGAGCCGCCGATGTTCTCGTCTCCGTAAGCGCCCATGCAGCGTTCATTGCCATCCTGTTCCTGTGGCCGGTGGCGCAACCGGTTCCGCATCCGAAAATATTCACTGTGGGGATGGTGCAACTGGTCCGGCCCCTGTCCGCCGAATCGCCGTCCGCCGCGCCTGCTGCGGCGCATGCCTTGCCGAAGCGACCATGGCCGTACCGGCGTGGCATGAAGAGGCGATTGCCAAGGCGCATGACCGGGAATCGTTTGATTGTGGCGATGCCGCCTTGA
- a CDS encoding AraC family transcriptional regulator, which translates to MKYQMDVVGDKKGRAPRVDYRIEAGHGVMTTASRVVPLRPGFLLNISAVRPGIGARFRFEIGKAPVQFGFIVSGSNRCTYHDGRLKNETHLLQQGSNGIYYFPQTSGIIESDNDAGVFVVSILTTANFLDKYFQNDTRALSHAFKNVICEKGAQFFWRGKASPAKMALLSQIIQNNYSGAVQKLFLESRVLELMAWQLHECLDTASADSQDRCSLKKTDVERIRAARELLLRDFDHPPSVAMLARMVGINEKKLKAGFKQVFGQPVFESFRDYRLERAREMLVSGAVTVSEAAYQIGYQSLSHFSRAFRERYGLNPKEYGRLRGTA; encoded by the coding sequence ATGAAATATCAGATGGATGTTGTGGGTGACAAGAAAGGACGAGCACCTCGTGTCGATTACCGGATTGAGGCCGGGCACGGGGTGATGACCACCGCGAGCCGGGTCGTTCCCCTGCGCCCGGGGTTTCTCTTGAACATATCGGCCGTGCGGCCGGGCATCGGAGCCCGGTTCAGGTTTGAAATCGGCAAGGCTCCCGTGCAGTTCGGATTTATCGTATCCGGTTCGAATCGCTGTACCTACCATGACGGTCGCCTGAAGAACGAGACACACCTCCTGCAGCAGGGAAGCAATGGCATTTATTATTTCCCGCAAACATCCGGCATCATCGAAAGTGACAATGACGCTGGCGTATTTGTCGTAAGTATTTTAACGACAGCCAATTTTTTGGATAAGTATTTTCAAAATGACACAAGGGCATTATCTCATGCCTTTAAAAATGTCATCTGCGAGAAAGGAGCGCAATTTTTTTGGCGCGGCAAGGCAAGTCCTGCCAAAATGGCCCTTCTCTCGCAGATAATACAAAACAACTATTCAGGAGCGGTTCAGAAACTGTTTCTGGAAAGCCGCGTGTTGGAACTCATGGCCTGGCAGTTGCACGAATGCCTCGACACGGCATCTGCTGACAGCCAGGATCGATGCTCTCTCAAAAAAACGGATGTGGAACGCATCAGGGCCGCCAGGGAACTGCTGCTGAGGGACTTCGACCATCCGCCAAGCGTGGCCATGCTGGCCAGGATGGTCGGCATCAATGAGAAAAAGCTCAAAGCCGGCTTCAAGCAAGTGTTTGGCCAGCCTGTTTTCGAATCCTTCCGGGACTACCGCTTGGAGCGGGCCAGGGAAATGCTCGTTTCCGGCGCAGTGACCGTAAGCGAAGCCGCCTACCAGATCGGATACCAGAGCCTGAGCCATTTCAGCCGGGCCTTTCGGGAACGGTATGGCCTGAACCCCAAGGAGTACGGCCGCCTCCGGGGCACGGCTTAG
- a CDS encoding immunity protein — MENFSLLLERSFVELVDKRADARGWKKGEFAKMVWPEAPAKAAAAKWSAMRGKATNTGKPQGVLVSDAERMAEILGEDLTYLLAVAKENARQQAL; from the coding sequence ATGGAAAATTTCTCACTTCTGCTGGAGCGGTCCTTTGTGGAGCTTGTCGATAAACGGGCAGATGCCCGAGGCTGGAAAAAGGGCGAATTTGCCAAGATGGTCTGGCCGGAGGCTCCCGCCAAGGCAGCGGCGGCAAAATGGTCGGCCATGCGCGGAAAGGCGACGAACACGGGCAAACCGCAGGGCGTACTTGTTTCAGATGCGGAGCGCATGGCGGAAATCCTGGGGGAGGATTTGACGTACCTTCTTGCCGTGGCCAAGGAAAATGCCAGGCAGCAGGCTTTATAA
- a CDS encoding tetratricopeptide repeat protein has translation MKPKRAIVACDHPLRKPILALMATALAALFLTSLLDRAMVQGARTARPQTQAKGPMDGVPALMAKLQQNPKDGETLLQLADAFMRGKDWPRAAHFYGEALKIDPENVGALFHRAIVNLEQRRFPGAIGDFQAVLALKPGLAEAHYYIGMVNKYELKDPQAAREHLEKALTLAPQDKELAAETKKELENLQP, from the coding sequence ATGAAGCCCAAACGCGCGATCGTTGCCTGCGACCATCCCCTGCGCAAACCCATCCTGGCCCTCATGGCCACGGCCCTGGCCGCCCTGTTCCTGACCTCGCTTCTCGACCGCGCCATGGTCCAGGGGGCCAGGACGGCCAGGCCCCAGACCCAGGCCAAGGGCCCCATGGACGGCGTGCCGGCGCTCATGGCCAAGCTGCAGCAAAACCCCAAGGACGGGGAAACCCTCCTGCAGTTGGCCGACGCCTTCATGCGCGGCAAGGACTGGCCGCGGGCCGCGCACTTCTACGGCGAGGCCCTCAAGATCGATCCCGAAAACGTGGGGGCCTTGTTCCACCGCGCCATCGTCAACCTGGAGCAGCGGCGCTTCCCCGGGGCCATCGGGGATTTCCAGGCCGTGCTGGCCCTGAAACCCGGCCTGGCCGAAGCCCATTATTACATCGGCATGGTCAACAAGTACGAGCTCAAGGACCCGCAAGCGGCCAGGGAACACCTGGAAAAGGCGCTGACCCTCGCGCCCCAGGACAAGGAACTGGCCGCGGAGACGAAAAAGGAACTGGAAAACCTGCAACCGTGA
- a CDS encoding cytochrome c biogenesis protein CcsA, which translates to MMYLAAHFALLLAMLVSLLGGALAGLEAWSRQRRKLPWLERGQDAAAFLMACASAALLGGLLSRDFSLAYVADYSDSLLPLFYTVTAFWAGQAGSLLFWGLILALAGAIFSRTARYKALEPSTRILFWLFFLTLQGFFLVLLTGPSNPFVTLASPPADGKGLNPLLRNVGMIFHPPLLFIGYAGFAIPACLSLAATLSGEGRAWLEAARNWILGSWAFLTAGILLGGWWSYMELGWGGYWAWDPVENASLIPWFAATALVHTALLERRFGLLPRTNVCLACLTLILCLFATYLVRSGVVESLHAFGDGGVAGPLLVGVLFAACLTCLAAAVRPSGTASVLPGLASRPGLMVVSVWLLLALGLVVLLGTIWPLLSQLWAVNPKGAEQGFYNTVCLPLFTLLTAVMALAPWFGWTGGPRRLDVPTGLVILGLAVVAAGASLDIRPILAVAGIASAAMAGLSVLLLLFLAPGSLGSRRFWSSHGSHLGLAVIVLGVAVSGPFQRSVEKALSPGESFDFSGYRFTYEGFGATDTPGQEVTRTEEARITVSRGGKPVGLLTPQRLTYRNYDHPHTEVSTVPGLGDELYATVHDLDGERLMPLKVSVNPLVNWVWIGSILVCLLPLLAFRLNNGRTSPKGGAA; encoded by the coding sequence ATGATGTATCTGGCAGCGCACTTCGCCCTGCTCCTGGCCATGCTCGTCTCGCTTCTGGGCGGGGCCCTGGCCGGCTTGGAAGCCTGGAGCCGACAGCGGCGCAAACTCCCCTGGCTGGAGCGCGGCCAGGACGCGGCCGCGTTCCTGATGGCCTGCGCTTCGGCAGCGCTTCTGGGCGGCCTGCTCTCCCGGGACTTTTCCCTGGCCTATGTCGCGGACTATTCCGACAGCCTGCTGCCGCTTTTTTATACGGTCACCGCCTTCTGGGCCGGGCAGGCCGGCTCCCTGCTGTTCTGGGGCCTGATCCTGGCCCTGGCCGGGGCGATCTTTTCCCGCACCGCCCGCTACAAGGCCCTGGAACCGTCCACCCGGATTCTCTTCTGGCTCTTTTTCCTGACGCTCCAGGGCTTTTTCCTGGTGCTGCTGACCGGTCCCAGCAACCCCTTCGTCACGCTGGCCTCGCCGCCCGCCGACGGCAAGGGGCTCAACCCGCTGCTGCGCAACGTGGGCATGATCTTCCATCCGCCGCTGCTTTTTATCGGCTACGCCGGATTCGCCATCCCCGCCTGCCTGTCGCTCGCGGCCACGCTCTCCGGCGAAGGGCGCGCCTGGCTCGAGGCGGCCCGCAACTGGATTCTCGGCTCCTGGGCGTTTCTGACCGCCGGCATTCTCCTTGGCGGCTGGTGGTCGTACATGGAGCTCGGCTGGGGCGGCTACTGGGCCTGGGACCCGGTGGAAAACGCCTCGCTCATCCCCTGGTTCGCCGCCACGGCGCTGGTGCACACCGCCCTGCTGGAGCGGCGTTTCGGCCTGCTGCCCCGCACCAACGTCTGCCTGGCCTGCCTGACCCTCATCCTGTGCCTGTTCGCCACCTATCTGGTGCGCAGCGGCGTGGTCGAGTCGCTGCACGCCTTCGGCGACGGCGGCGTGGCCGGGCCGCTCTTGGTCGGCGTGTTGTTCGCCGCCTGCCTGACGTGCCTCGCGGCGGCCGTCCGCCCGAGCGGGACAGCTTCCGTGCTGCCGGGCCTCGCCAGTCGCCCGGGGCTCATGGTCGTGTCCGTCTGGCTGCTGCTCGCCCTCGGCCTGGTCGTGCTTCTGGGCACCATCTGGCCCTTGCTCAGCCAACTGTGGGCGGTCAACCCCAAGGGGGCCGAACAGGGCTTTTACAACACCGTTTGCCTGCCGCTTTTCACCCTCCTGACCGCGGTCATGGCCCTGGCCCCCTGGTTCGGCTGGACCGGCGGCCCCAGACGCCTGGACGTGCCGACGGGCCTGGTCATCCTCGGGTTGGCGGTGGTTGCCGCCGGCGCGTCCCTGGACATCAGACCGATCCTGGCGGTGGCCGGGATAGCCTCGGCGGCCATGGCCGGCCTGTCCGTGCTCCTGCTGCTCTTCCTGGCCCCCGGCTCCCTCGGCAGCCGCCGGTTTTGGTCCAGCCACGGCAGCCACCTCGGCCTGGCCGTCATCGTCCTTGGCGTGGCCGTGTCCGGCCCCTTCCAGCGCAGCGTCGAGAAGGCCCTTTCTCCCGGCGAGTCCTTCGACTTCAGCGGCTACCGCTTCACCTACGAAGGCTTTGGCGCGACCGACACGCCCGGCCAGGAGGTCACCCGCACCGAGGAAGCCCGGATCACGGTCAGCCGGGGCGGCAAGCCCGTGGGCCTGCTGACGCCCCAGCGCCTGACCTACCGCAACTACGACCATCCCCACACCGAGGTTTCGACGGTGCCCGGTCTTGGCGACGAACTGTACGCCACGGTCCACGATCTGGACGGCGAACGGCTCATGCCGCTCAAAGTGAGCGTCAATCCCCTGGTCAACTGGGTCTGGATCGGCAGCATCCTGGTCTGCCTGCTGCCGCTGTTGGCCTTTCGCCTCAACAACGGGCGGACAAGCCCGAAAGGCGGTGCGGCATGA
- a CDS encoding ATP-binding cassette domain-containing protein, protein MVAPTIHVAVIEGLATVDATLSEMARAYRFTPAMRLWHVYAPAMAAPLFSGGVVALGMAMRVAVLAEALGAGEILAVLGPSGIGKSTLLRLAARLSRPTSGTVMLAVRRIGFVFQEPRLLPWRTALENVALPLLAMGVPLEQARTRAAAMLGRMGLAAFATSCPETLSGGMRQRVSLARAFVVEPELLLLDEPFTGLDPELRLSMRRHLDALLAASGAASLHVTHDIGDIPVRTNRILRLTAAGVRFERPCDLGMTVLKEAL, encoded by the coding sequence ATGGTCGCGCCGACCATCCACGTGGCTGTCATCGAGGGCCTGGCCACCGTGGATGCGACGCTTTCGGAGATGGCCCGAGCCTACCGTTTCACCCCGGCTATGCGGCTTTGGCATGTTTACGCCCCGGCCATGGCCGCGCCGCTTTTCTCCGGTGGTGTGGTGGCCTTGGGCATGGCCATGCGGGTGGCGGTCCTGGCCGAGGCCCTGGGGGCAGGGGAGATCCTGGCCGTCCTGGGTCCAAGCGGCATCGGCAAGTCCACGCTGCTGCGGCTGGCGGCGCGGCTTTCCCGGCCGACCAGCGGCACGGTGATGCTGGCCGTGCGGCGCATCGGCTTCGTTTTCCAGGAGCCGCGCCTCCTGCCGTGGCGCACGGCCCTGGAAAACGTGGCGCTGCCCCTTTTGGCCATGGGCGTGCCTCTGGAACAGGCCAGGACCAGGGCCGCCGCCATGCTCGGCCGCATGGGCCTGGCTGCTTTCGCAACTTCCTGTCCGGAAACCCTTTCCGGCGGCATGCGCCAGCGCGTTTCCCTGGCTCGGGCCTTTGTGGTCGAACCCGAGTTGCTGCTCCTCGATGAACCGTTCACCGGACTTGATCCCGAGCTGCGCCTCTCCATGCGCCGCCATCTGGATGCCTTGCTGGCCGCGTCCGGTGCGGCGTCCCTGCATGTCACCCACGACATCGGGGACATCCCGGTGCGGACGAACCGGATACTGCGTCTCACGGCGGCGGGAGTGCGTTTTGAGCGCCCGTGTGACCTGGGAATGACCGTGTTGAAGGAGGCCTTATGA
- a CDS encoding M23 family metallopeptidase translates to MGQGARNRSRLSRALRRCVVGLSLAALAVALSAPAEAGKSAKARKPHKRVSSGFGTRSDPLGKSKKFHKGLDLTGPAGLPVLAYREGVVVFAGWKGAYGRVVDIDHGKGVASRYAHLRALAVKRGQRVGKGHVVGQLGRTGRTTGNNLHFEMRVNGKPVDPDSHLTDAGALLRRGIRGG, encoded by the coding sequence ATGGGGCAAGGAGCACGAAACCGTTCGCGCTTGTCCAGGGCCTTGCGGCGTTGCGTCGTCGGTCTGAGTCTGGCGGCGCTGGCCGTGGCCCTGTCCGCCCCGGCCGAGGCCGGAAAATCCGCCAAGGCCAGGAAACCGCACAAGCGCGTTTCCTCGGGCTTCGGCACGCGGAGTGATCCTTTGGGAAAATCCAAGAAATTCCACAAAGGCCTGGACCTCACCGGCCCGGCCGGCCTGCCCGTGCTTGCCTACCGGGAAGGGGTCGTGGTGTTCGCCGGCTGGAAAGGCGCCTATGGCCGCGTGGTGGACATCGACCACGGCAAGGGCGTCGCCTCGCGCTACGCCCACCTGCGGGCCCTCGCCGTCAAACGGGGGCAGCGCGTCGGGAAGGGCCACGTCGTCGGTCAGTTGGGGCGGACCGGACGCACCACGGGCAACAACCTGCACTTCGAGATGCGGGTCAACGGCAAGCCGGTCGACCCCGACAGCCACCTTACCGATGCCGGGGCCTTGCTGCGCAGGGGAATCCGGGGCGGCTAA
- a CDS encoding FadR/GntR family transcriptional regulator has product MFKTTKKDKISTLIIRQIREAILQGQIKSGEALPPEKDLVQQFGVSKHTLREALRTLEGMGLIDIRRGAGGGPVVTEVNPETARDFLQSFFHFQNISIRDLSEVRKIIEPYLARRAAETFDAKDTQDLLDLHEECQKVYREDKNLVGAKAEINFHILLARKTGNPILVMILDFVNSLLTDVKHHLKPGRLFSEKVLGAHQHIIDAIVRKDGEAASKAMYNHISQVERELENVRQAVESGPEIAVGVRKSIDDGGVEKQHPENAV; this is encoded by the coding sequence ATGTTCAAGACCACCAAGAAAGATAAGATTTCGACCCTGATCATCCGTCAGATCCGCGAGGCCATCCTGCAAGGCCAGATCAAGTCCGGCGAAGCCCTGCCCCCGGAAAAGGATCTTGTCCAACAGTTCGGGGTGAGCAAGCATACCCTGCGGGAAGCCTTGCGCACGCTGGAAGGCATGGGACTCATCGACATTCGTCGGGGAGCAGGCGGCGGCCCGGTGGTCACCGAAGTGAATCCGGAGACCGCCCGGGATTTTTTGCAAAGCTTTTTCCACTTCCAGAATATTTCCATCCGCGACCTGTCGGAAGTGCGCAAGATCATCGAACCCTACCTGGCCCGGCGCGCCGCCGAGACGTTTGACGCAAAGGACACCCAGGACCTGCTCGATCTCCACGAAGAGTGCCAAAAGGTTTACCGGGAGGACAAGAATCTGGTTGGGGCGAAAGCGGAAATCAATTTTCACATCCTGCTGGCCCGAAAAACGGGCAATCCCATCCTGGTCATGATCCTGGATTTCGTGAACAGCTTGTTGACGGACGTCAAACACCACCTCAAACCAGGCCGGTTGTTTTCCGAAAAAGTCCTGGGAGCCCACCAACACATCATCGATGCCATTGTACGCAAAGACGGCGAAGCGGCATCCAAGGCCATGTACAACCATATCTCCCAGGTGGAGCGGGAGCTGGAGAACGTGAGGCAGGCTGTAGAATCTGGTCCGGAGATTGCTGTGGGTGTGAGGAAAAGCATTGACGACGGTGGAGTAGAAAAACAACACCCGGAAAATGCCGTATGA
- a CDS encoding methyl-accepting chemotaxis protein yields MSAKLSAAFGVMALLFVFNGTLGFILLGKIDRTVMRFVDELLPNAQHADKMGDNLLRLQQRINTLSTQHDDSASVEGEITKLREEFASSAARLSAMFDKAGNQAGLRQMRGIEDGYRFFVEAGLAAARASDNRSAEQNHAAMLKVDSLREALEEQIGTLKETQAALAQSAGTASDDLIDLMRWTMAATGGVILLANDAAARLAEDAREKARDGAAVVSDSVAAIGAVQELSAALKQSLASLGGQAEAIGRIMGVISDIADQTNLLALNAAIEAARAGEAGRGFAVVADEVRKLAEKTMAATKEVGQAVERIQSGVSTSISGMEVDAVSRETASGVEGSKQASAALAAMARDLKELAQAGVSAAA; encoded by the coding sequence ATGAGCGCCAAACTCTCGGCGGCCTTCGGCGTCATGGCGTTGCTCTTTGTGTTCAATGGAACCCTCGGCTTCATCCTCCTTGGCAAAATCGACCGCACCGTCATGCGCTTCGTGGATGAATTGCTGCCCAATGCCCAGCATGCAGACAAGATGGGTGACAACCTTCTGCGCCTGCAGCAACGCATCAACACCCTGTCGACACAGCACGACGACAGCGCCTCGGTCGAAGGCGAAATCACCAAACTCCGGGAGGAGTTCGCATCCAGCGCAGCCCGATTGTCCGCGATGTTCGATAAGGCGGGCAACCAGGCCGGCTTGCGGCAGATGCGGGGCATCGAGGACGGCTACCGCTTCTTTGTCGAAGCCGGACTGGCGGCCGCACGCGCAAGCGACAACCGGAGTGCGGAACAAAACCATGCCGCCATGCTCAAGGTCGACTCGTTGCGGGAGGCCCTGGAAGAGCAGATCGGCACGCTCAAGGAAACCCAGGCCGCCCTGGCCCAGTCGGCCGGCACGGCCTCGGACGACCTCATCGACCTGATGCGCTGGACCATGGCGGCCACCGGCGGCGTCATCCTGCTGGCCAACGATGCCGCCGCCCGTCTGGCCGAGGACGCCCGGGAAAAGGCCCGCGACGGCGCGGCGGTGGTTTCGGATTCCGTGGCCGCCATCGGCGCGGTTCAGGAGCTGTCCGCAGCGCTCAAGCAGAGCCTGGCCAGCCTGGGCGGGCAAGCCGAGGCCATCGGCCGGATCATGGGCGTCATCTCCGACATCGCCGACCAGACCAACCTGCTGGCTTTAAACGCCGCCATCGAGGCGGCTCGGGCCGGCGAGGCCGGGCGCGGCTTCGCCGTGGTCGCCGACGAGGTCCGCAAGCTCGCCGAAAAAACCATGGCCGCCACCAAAGAGGTCGGACAGGCCGTGGAGCGCATCCAGTCGGGCGTGAGCACGAGCATAAGCGGCATGGAGGTGGACGCCGTGTCGCGCGAAACGGCCTCGGGCGTGGAAGGCTCGAAACAGGCCTCGGCCGCCCTGGCGGCCATGGCCCGCGATCTCAAGGAACTGGCCCAGGCGGGCGTCTCGGCCGCCGCTTAA